The Nitrospirota bacterium region CATTATGACTCCCTTATTGCTAAATTGATAGTGCACGGCAAAAACAGGGAAGAGGCAATCATGAGGATGCGCAGGGCGCTGGATGAATTTGTAATTGAGGGTATAAAAACAACAATCCCTTTTCATAAAGATATTTTGAACAATCCGGATTTTTTAAACGGGAATTTCAATACGGGATTTCTTGAGAAAAACAGCCGTCCGGAAACAAAGCAGCATCAAGATACATGATGCAAGCTGCATGACAAGGAATTCTCCTTTATCATGAATCGTAAATCATGCATTGATTTTTATCCCTTATACCTCATAACAGACCGAACCATATCCAATCCCCCCTTATTTGACAAAAGTAAAATATAAATTTAAACTTACTCAATCGTTTTCCTCAATAATCCTATAACGTCTTTTTATAACACCTGTTTTGGGGGGATGTTGAATATTGAGATTCCGTACAAAAGCTTCACTTTTCATGCAGTTCCTGCAGAACCGCTGATTCTCCCTGCGTACAAAGGCTCCACATTAAGAGGCGGCTTTGGCAATGCCTTCAAAAAAGTCGTATGCGCCATAAAAAGCAAGGAATGTAAAAACTGCCTCTTATCGCAGAAATGCATATATTCCTACGTCTTTGAAACCCCCTTGCCGTCTGATACAAAAATAATGCGGAAATATACATCAGCGCCCCATCCGTTCATCATTGAGCCGCCGCCTGAAAAGAAACGCGGATACACTCCAAAGGATGAAATAACATTCGGGCTTACCCTGATGGGAAAGGCGTTAGATTACCTGCCTTATTTTATTTATACATTTGATGAGCTTGGGAAGATGGGGATTGGTAAGGGTAGGGGGAAATACGAATTAAAAGCAGTTAAGAGTTTAGAGTTAGGAGTTATGAGTGAAGGAAAGGAATATACCAACAATGTCATTCCCGCGAAAGTGGGAATCCATATCTACAGTTCCGATACAAAAACCCTTAAACCATTTAAATCGTCTTTTTTGCCTTTATCTTTTGACTCAGAACCCGTAACTCAGAACTCTGAACGCTTAACTCTGTCTTTCCTCACTCCTACCCGCATCATTTACGACAGCCATCTCACGCTGGACCTTGAGTTTCACATTCTGATACGTCAGCTTTTACGCAGGCTTTCCCTCCTTTCCTATTTTCACTGCGGGATTGATACGTCTGATTGGGATTTCAAGGGGATTATAGAAAAGGCAAAAGATGTGAAAGTTCACAAGCAGGAATTAAAATGGCATGACTGGGAGCGTTATTCCGCAAGGCAGGATACAAGAATGACTATGGGTGGTTTTGTCGGAAAGATAACATTTGAGGGGAATCTTGAACCGTTTATGCCGTTAATCAAGGCAGGAGAGATATTGCATGTGGGAAAGGGGACGGGGTTTGGATTGGGGAAATTTAAAATTCAAGATTCAACATTCAAGGAGGAATAAAGCAGTTTTGAATTTTGAGTATTGAATTTTGAATCTGAGCGAAGCGAGATTGGAAATATTGCAGAAATATTGTTTTTCTTTATTTGATTAAAAATAACCATTATGCTCATAACATGAAAACAAGGTATAAAGAAATCTTCATATTTATCTCAGGATCCACGCCTCAGGTGATAACAGAGAGCATTTATGCGCTTGCTATGCAAAAGCCCCCGGTACATCCTCAAGAGATTTATGTCATTACTACATGTAAGGGTAAGGCACTGGCGGAAGAGGCGCTGAACGGGAAAGGGATACTAAAGAAGCTTCTGAAAGAATTCAACCTTCCGCAGGCGGCTATTAAAGAGAGTTCCTTTATTATTCCGTCTGATTGTTCAGGTAATCAGCTTGACGACATAAGGGACGAGTCTGAAAATGAATCAATGGGAGACCTGATTACATCTTTTATCAGGGAGAAGACAAAGGACCCTTCAAGCAGGCTTCATTGCTCCCTCGCAGGCGGCAGAAAGACCATGTCTTTTTACCTTGGCGCCGCAATGCAGATGTTCGCGCGTCCGTGGGACAGGCTTTATCATGTGCTCGTAAGCCCGGCATTTGAATCTAATCCTGAATACTTCTATAAACCAAAGAGTAACAGGACGATAGAAGCTAAAGGGAAAAAACTGAATACAATAGATTCCGAGATACTGCTTGCAGAACTTCCGTTTATAAGGCTGAGAAGCAAGATTTCTCTGGAAGGCACAGGCTTTTGCGAGCTAGTCAGGGAAGGTCAGAAAGAAATAGATATGGCAATGATTCAGCCGGAGCTGAGAGTTGAGTTTTCTGAAAGGGCGATACAGATAGGGCAGAAGAAAATCAAACTTTCACCGCTTCATCTTATGATTTATACTGCTTACTTGAGACAAAAGCAGAACCGCTGTAAACATTCAGAACGTCTTTACTGCTATGAATGTTCAGACTGTTTTCTTCCATTGACAGAGTTTACTACAAAACCGGCGCTTGAAGAAATGGCAAAAGACTATATGATTATGGTACCTTCTAAAACTGACGACCTTTTTCATAAATATAAAGACGGCTTAAAATCAGAAGTCATACGGCAGGCGATAAGCAAGATAAAAAAGACCATAGGAGAAGTCTTGGCAGATGAGACATTGACTTCATATTATGCAATAACATCTCCCCGCAGGGAGTATTTTTCTACACGGCACGGAGTCAGGGCGGAGAAGAATAAGATAATATTCAAAATTTAAAATTCAATATTTAATATATTTTTGAATATTGAATCTTGAATATTGAATTTAGCCGCAGGCTGGTAGTTTTGAATATTGAATTTTGAGTTTTGAATTCCGAACGAAGTGAGGTTGAGGTAAATATGAAAGAATTTAATCAGAGAGAATATCAGACGGTGATTTTAGGCGCATTGCTGCATGATGTGGGGAAGATGCTGCAGAGGGGAAGCTTTGGCTCGCTTGATACAAAGGGGCAACACCCTAAAGTTTCATCACATTTTGTCAGTGCCTTTAAAGAGTTCTTTTCCAGATTCGTAGACTTTGATTTATTACAGACTCTTGTTCAGCGTCATCATGAAGATTCACGATATTTCAACGATGATTTGCTTTGCCAAAACGCCCACGAAGAGCACAGGGCATTAAGTTATCTCGTCAGCAAGGCGGATAATTATTCATCCTCGGAGAGAGGAGGGAAAGCTGAGTCTTATCAAGACTTCAAAGCGACGCCGCTGGTATCCATATTCAGCCGTATTGAACTTGATAAAGCTTTGCCTGATAAACTCAGATACCGTGCTAAGCCGTCGAATCCTGAAGAAACCTTCCCTGAGAAATTCGATGAGTACGACTCTGATGAACTGAATAAACATCTCCAAGGTTTCGGGGAAGAGTTTAGTATGCTTGTCAAAGATGCAGAACACGCAGGTCGGGTTGATTTCGACAACATGTTCGCTAATATTTTTACAATTTTAATGCGCTACTCGTGGTGCATTCCAAGCAACACACAGGAAGAAATACCGGACGTCTCACTTTTTGACCATTTAAAAACGACATGCGCCATTGCTGCATGTCTTTATCAATATCACTTCCCTGATTTAAAAGAAAGTGAGATTAAAAATGACAAAACAGATAAATTTATACTTCTCGTCGGAGACTTATCAGGTATTCAAAACTATATATTTAACGTTACACACATCGGAGCGGGCGGTGTTGCCAAACGATTGAGGGCGAGATCATTTCAGATCAACTTGCTCTCTGAGATTGTGAGCCATAAGATATTACATGCCTTCAACCTTCCTTTGGCAAATATCCTGATGTCATCCGGCGGTAAATTCTATATACTGCTGCCCAATGTTCGGGAGGTAAACGA contains the following coding sequences:
- a CDS encoding TIGR02584 family CRISPR-associated protein; the protein is MKTRYKEIFIFISGSTPQVITESIYALAMQKPPVHPQEIYVITTCKGKALAEEALNGKGILKKLLKEFNLPQAAIKESSFIIPSDCSGNQLDDIRDESENESMGDLITSFIREKTKDPSSRLHCSLAGGRKTMSFYLGAAMQMFARPWDRLYHVLVSPAFESNPEYFYKPKSNRTIEAKGKKLNTIDSEILLAELPFIRLRSKISLEGTGFCELVREGQKEIDMAMIQPELRVEFSERAIQIGQKKIKLSPLHLMIYTAYLRQKQNRCKHSERLYCYECSDCFLPLTEFTTKPALEEMAKDYMIMVPSKTDDLFHKYKDGLKSEVIRQAISKIKKTIGEVLADETLTSYYAITSPRREYFSTRHGVRAEKNKIIFKI
- the cas6 gene encoding CRISPR system precrRNA processing endoribonuclease RAMP protein Cas6 — encoded protein: MEIPYKSFTFHAVPAEPLILPAYKGSTLRGGFGNAFKKVVCAIKSKECKNCLLSQKCIYSYVFETPLPSDTKIMRKYTSAPHPFIIEPPPEKKRGYTPKDEITFGLTLMGKALDYLPYFIYTFDELGKMGIGKGRGKYELKAVKSLELGVMSEGKEYTNNVIPAKVGIHIYSSDTKTLKPFKSSFLPLSFDSEPVTQNSERLTLSFLTPTRIIYDSHLTLDLEFHILIRQLLRRLSLLSYFHCGIDTSDWDFKGIIEKAKDVKVHKQELKWHDWERYSARQDTRMTMGGFVGKITFEGNLEPFMPLIKAGEILHVGKGTGFGLGKFKIQDSTFKEE